DNA from Mycolicibacterium alvei:
GGGCCGCTCCCGCCGCGCACAGTGCTACGGCAAACGCCGCCACCGCCAGGGCGTCGATTCGGGCTTCGCGAACGACGCGCCGGTCCGCGCCCTCGGCGCGCTCGTTCAGCGATAAATCCACGTCAGCGATGGTGCAACCCCCTCAGGTGATGGCAAACAATAACCTGAGGCACCCCGACTGGCTTTGTCCGGCAGTGCTGTTACCGACCGGTCACCGGTTCAAATGGGCTGGATCACTCCGGCGGCGAATCGTCCTGGCGACAACCTGGATTCGGCCGAGATCGACTACGTCACGGTCGGCACCGTATTTGTGCCTCCACGCGTTAACATCAGTGCCAATTCGCCGCACCGGACGCCAATAGTGGGTCCAGTTGTCGGCTGGCCGTGCGGGTGTCGTGATTTGCGCCCCTGGCCAGCGGGCGACGGGTTACTGTCTCGGGTGGCGTTGCAACTGACAGTGGGAGGGTATTGATGAGCGCGTATCGAACCGTGGTGGTCGGCACCGACGGATCTGATTCGTCGTTGCGTGCAGTCGACCGCGCCGGTCTGATTGCCGCCGGGTCGAATGCCAAGCTGATCGTGGCAACCGCGTACTTCCCTCAGAGCGAAGACCAGCGTGCCGCCGATGTGCTCAAGGAGGAGGGCTACAAGATGGCGGGCAATGCGCCGATCTACGCCATCCTCCGCGAGGCGACCGAACGCGCAAAGGCGGCCGGCGCCACCGACATCGAGGAGCGGCCGGTTGTCGGCGCTCCGGTCGATGCGCTCGTCGAGCTGGCCGAGGACGTCCAGGCGGATCTGCTGGTGGTGGGCAACGTCGGCCTGAGCACGATTGCCGGCCGTCTGCTGGGCTCAGTGCCCGCGAATGTGGCACGCCGGTCCAAGACCGACGTGCTCATCGTCCACACCAGCTGAGCCGCCGGCTGCCCGACTACCAACCGCGCTCGCGCCACTCCCCGACATGGGGACGTTCGGCGCCGAGCGTGGTGTCGTCGCCGTGGCCGGGGTACACCACCGTGCTGTCGTCGAGACGTCGAATCGTAGATCCCACCACTGATGTGAATGAGATTATCGGCGTTGAACGACTTGAAAGTTCAGCGTGCCTGGCAGGATGCAGCGCGGCTGTCCAGTGAATTTGATGGTTTGCTGGTGCCGCTGATCGCCGCCGCGATGAACGCTGGTGTGGCGCATCCCGCGGCGAAGGACAGCGTGGGCGGGTCACGGAGCCCGAAGACGAAATCGTTGGCGTTCGGGTTGGTAGTGGACACCACGGGCGTCGAGGACTACCGCACGGCGTGGAATGCGTGGGACGCCGATAATGCGTGGGCCGAGCTGCTGAAGGTTGGCGCGAAGATCGCCGCCAAGGATCTGGATAAGCAGGGGCGGCGCGCATCCCGTCACGCCTCGTCGACCGGAAGACGTTGCGCGAGGACGGGACGTATGTCCTCGTCCAGGTTGATCATGAATTGGAGCCGGTCACGACCTCCGAGGCCAGCGCTTAGGATCACATGAAGAAACCCCCGGCCCAAATCACTTGTGGGCCGGGGGTCTTAATGGGGGTCACTTCTCGTGGATAAAGAACATCCCAAACGTATCCGGCCGCACGTGAACGCGTGTCTCTTTGCCATCGACCAAGACCGTTAAGTAGCACCACCCGCCGGGGGGTGTTCCTGTGACAAGTTTGACCACGTGATCCACTGGAGCATCTTCTGGCAACTCCAGATTGACTGGAGCGCCGTGCGGACCGACGAACGACAGAAGCTTAGTCATCAGTCTTCACCACTCGACTGCGAAGCATCCATACGAGGTGGCCGACGCCGTAGATCCCCGTCGCGGCACCCAGTACGACAGTGGTGGTGCTGACTCGCGATGAAAACGCCACGCCAATCCAGCACGAAATAGACATAGCAATCATGGCCAGCGCAGAAGCGAGGTGCGTGCGCTGCACAAGCTGTGGGCGCGATCGCGTACCCCGGCGCATGTACCAGGTGATCGCAAGACCAAGAACAAGTCCCGCGAGAATCGCCAGTGTTAAAGCCCCTATGGGCGTCATCCGCAATGCCTCATCTCGTTCAACGAATTAGCTACCAGCGCGCCACCGCTGAGGATGACTGGAAAGGTGCCACCAAGGGTAAATGGCATGCCAGCTATGCCAATTGCTACACCAGTGGTACCGGCAAGGGTTTGGCCAATATTGT
Protein-coding regions in this window:
- a CDS encoding universal stress protein yields the protein MSAYRTVVVGTDGSDSSLRAVDRAGLIAAGSNAKLIVATAYFPQSEDQRAADVLKEEGYKMAGNAPIYAILREATERAKAAGATDIEERPVVGAPVDALVELAEDVQADLLVVGNVGLSTIAGRLLGSVPANVARRSKTDVLIVHTS